GAAAGCGTCGCCGACGGAAATTTTTAATAATTAATAATTAACCAAAATTTCGAGTTTGCTAAAACGCGAAATTTTCCAGCCGGTTCGTGACTCAAGTGAATGGCGAGTTTCGAAAAACAAATAAAAGTGTGCGAAAGCGGCTTTCCGGCTACGTAATAGAACGGTCGGAAGTGTACGCGCTGCGGCGTAGCAGCGGGAGACCCGCGTGCGACTTTGTGCGTTCAGCTTGCGGAAGCGGCGCTTAAAAGCACAACCGGAGCGTAAGCGGGGCGCCCGCTGTGAGGCCGCTACGTCTACAAAGATTGTACGTCGGTCATTTTACCGAAAGCCCGCTTTATTTAACTGATATTTTCGAAACTCGACATTCAGGCTAATTAATAATTATCAGGACGAAGCGGATCGGAAGATCCCGCCTTCCGCACTTCGGTAACCCTCATCCGCGCTAACGCGCGGACGCTGCGCGGTGCTCCACGCGGGCGTAAGTCTTTCGTAAACGAAAGTGATATTGCGAGTTGCGTCAAGTATTGTCGTTTTGATATGCCGGCGGTTTTTTCTGCTTTTTGTAAACGACAGCGGCATTGTGCGCTCGGCACACGTTACCGCTTTTCGAAAAATTTCCGAATCTCATCGAGCCGATCGAGAGCGTCTTTTCGTCCGATGTCGTACAGCGCTTTGATTTTTGCACCGTCTTTTTCCGTACGCCCGACACCCGCAGTGTGCTTCGGACGGATGAGCAAAACCGAGCCCGCTTCCGCCCTTCGTTCGATATCCGCGACTTCATCGTTGTATACGATATGGCGCATTTCCATCGCACGGATGAGCGCGGGATATTTCCGCATTGCAATGCGCAGCGCGGGGAGCAGCGGATTTTTTCCTTTACGGTATCCTTCAGGCTGCGTCAAAATGACGATGTTTCGCGTATAGCCGAGCCGCTCGAAAGCGCGGAGCGGAATCGAATCGGCGATGCCCCCGTCGAGCATTTTACGGCCGTCCGCGTATACGATGTTCGAAGCGAGCGGCATGGACGCCGACGCCTGCAGCCATTTCATTTCATCGCCGCGGAGCGTTTTACACCGATGATAAACGGGCTCCCCCGTTTCGACGTCGGTACACGTTACGTAAAACGCAACCGGAGAAGATTCGAGCGCGTCGTTGTCGTAAGGATCGAGTTTTTCCGGCAACTCGCGCCAGCAAAAATCCGCGTTGAATAAATCGCCCGTCCTAAGCCATGAGCGGAAACTCATATAGCGTTTGTCGCCGC
This Treponema socranskii subsp. buccale DNA region includes the following protein-coding sequences:
- a CDS encoding patatin-like phospholipase family protein, producing the protein MKTGIVIEGGGHRGIYAAGILDVLCENGIEADGVLGVSAGAVHGASYASHQIGRSVRYTMKYCGDKRYMSFRSWLRTGDLFNADFCWRELPEKLDPYDNDALESSPVAFYVTCTDVETGEPVYHRCKTLRGDEMKWLQASASMPLASNIVYADGRKMLDGGIADSIPLRAFERLGYTRNIVILTQPEGYRKGKNPLLPALRIAMRKYPALIRAMEMRHIVYNDEVADIERRAEAGSVLLIRPKHTAGVGRTEKDGAKIKALYDIGRKDALDRLDEIRKFFEKR